One window from the genome of Rhinolophus ferrumequinum isolate MPI-CBG mRhiFer1 chromosome 22, mRhiFer1_v1.p, whole genome shotgun sequence encodes:
- the LOC117014253 gene encoding developmental pluripotency-associated protein 2-like: MANSNFDTSEKDYLEVELEEESVILTLVPVSEEPNEEHQMEPSISSISEDNLKSPKTDDEVYLPQTSEQFKACPKPMLPSPTILPSINKVHWDTLRNWCKQFNLSTDGKNIDVYLRLKEHAYSEEKQNIPEILQESSSKKCKMVTKKARSKKSCKMSEREQMTNSVEVITSVHEAMLAAWARLAARAVQPKAMNSCPIPTAAENFLLQTSGVRWCVVHGRPLLADREGWVRLQFYAGQAWVPDPPKKMISLFLLPACTFPRPRR; encoded by the coding sequence ATGgcaaattcaaattttgataCCAGCGAAAAGGATTACCTTGAGGTTGAATTAGAGGAAGAAAGTGTTATTCTCACATTGGTTCCAGTTAGTGAGGAACCTAATGAAGAACATCAAATGGAACCAAGCATTTCTTCAATCTCAGAAGACAACCTGAAGAGTCCTAAGACAGATGATGAAGTTTATCTTCCTCAAACGAGTGAACAGTTCAAAGCTTGTCCAAAACCAATGCTCCCCTCACCAACCATTTTGCCTTCAATTAATAAAGTGCATTGGGACACTTTGCGGAACTGGTGCAAACAATTTAATTTGAGTACTGATGGCAAGAATATAGACGTTTATCTGAGGCTCAAGGAACATGCTtactctgaagaaaaacaaaacattcctgaAATACTACAGGAGTCAAGTTCAAAGAAATGCAAGATGGTGACCAAGAAAGCAAGGAGTAAGAAAAGTTGTAAGATGAGTGAGAGAGAGCAAATGACCAATAGCGTTGAAGTGATAACTTCAGTTCATGAAGCCATGTTGGCAGCATGGGCAAGACTTGCTGCAAGAGCCGTTCAACCTAAGGCTATGAATTCATGTCCCATTCCTACTGCTGCTGAGAACTTTCTGCTGCAAACGTCTGGTGTCAGGTGGTGTGTGGTCCATGGCAGACCTCTCTTGGCAGACAGAGAGGGCTGGGTTCGCCTGCAGTTCTATGCAGGTCAGGCGTGGGTGCCTGACCCTCCTAAGAAGatgatctctctcttcctgttgcCGGCCTGCACTTTCCCCAGACCTAGAAGATAA